Within the Mumia flava genome, the region GCCGAGTCCGCGAACCCTCGGGCGGACAGCGCCGCGAGCGCGGCCGCGGCCGCCGCGAGGGCGAGGACGTGCGCCGACGACCCGCCGAGGGCGACGACCACCACCCCCAGCCACAGGCCGCAGGCGTGCCCGCCGGTCCCGAGCACCGGCGCGAGCGTGTTGGCGTCGACGAGACGGTCGGTCGGCACGACCTGCGGGACCGAGGCCGACAGCGCGGCCAGCACGAGGCGACCGGTCCCCAGCACCGCCAGCACCAGCGCGTACGTGGGCCAGCCCGGGGTGGAGTCGGCGAGGACGGACAGGACGGCGACCCCGGCCACGGCGACGGCGCGGGCGCTCTGACCGAGGACGAGCAGGGTGCGGCGGTGCCACCGGTCGAGCACGAGACCGACGAACGGCGCGACGACGCTGAAGGGGAGGAGCAGCAGCGCGAGCACCGCGACGAACCGCTCCGGCGAGCGCTGGGCCTCCGGTGAGAGCAGGGTCAGCCACACGATCCCGGCCTGGAACAGCCCGTCGCCGACCTGGGCCGCGATCCGGACCGTGAGCAGGCGCCGGAACCCGGATGTCGCCAAGCCCTCCCGCATCAGTCGAGGATGGCAGGGACGACGAACGGCGCGGACCCGCGTGCGGGTCCGCGCCGTTGCGTGCGGGTCTCGATCGCTCGCTTCGCTCGCGCCTCGACCAGCGGGAGGAGGTGCTTCGCTCGCGCCTCGACCCGCGTCACCGGACGAGCCTCAGCGCTCCTCGTCGCCGACGATGAAGGCCTCGAGCTTCGCCCGACCGAGGTCGTCCGGGCGCTGCACCGGAGGGGACTTCATCAGGTACGACGACGCCGAGATCAGCGGGCCGCCGATGCCGCGGTCCTTGGCGATCTTCGCGGCGCGGATCGCGTCGATGATGATGCCGGCGGAGTTCGGGGAGTCCCAGACCTCGAGCTTGTACTCGAGGTTCAGCGGGACGTCGCCGAACGCGCGGCCCTCGAGCCGGACGTACGCCCACTTGCGGTCGTCGAGCCACTGGACGTAGTCGCTCGGGCCGATGTGGACGTTCTTGTCCTCGATCTTGCCGGCGAGCGGGCCGTTGAGGTTCGAGGTGACGGCCTGGGTCTTCGAGACCTTCTTCGACTCGAGCCGGTCGCGCTCCAGCATGTTCTTGAAGTCCATGTTGCCGCCGACGTTGAGCTGGTAGGTCCGGTCGAGGACGACGCCGCGGTCCTCGAACAGGCGCGCCATCACGCGGTGGGTGATCGTCGCGCCGACCTGGCTCTTGATGTCGTCGCCGACGATCGGCACGCCCGCGTCGGTGAACTTCTGCGCCCACTCGGGGTCGGAGGCGATGAAGACCGGCAGCGCGTTCACGAACGCGACGCCGGCGTCGATCGCGCACTGCGCGTAGAACTTGTCGGCCGCCTCCGAGCCCACCGGCAGGTAGGACACGAGCACGTCGGCCTCGGTGTCCTTGAGCACCTGGACGACGTCGACCGGCTCGGCGTCGGACTGCTCGATCGTCTCCAGGTAGTACTTGCCCAGGCCGTCGAGGGTGTGGCCGCGCTGCACGGTCACGCCGAGCGGCGGCACGTCGCAGATCTTGATGGT harbors:
- a CDS encoding MFS transporter → MREGLATSGFRRLLTVRIAAQVGDGLFQAGIVWLTLLSPEAQRSPERFVAVLALLLLPFSVVAPFVGLVLDRWHRRTLLVLGQSARAVAVAGVAVLSVLADSTPGWPTYALVLAVLGTGRLVLAALSASVPQVVPTDRLVDANTLAPVLGTGGHACGLWLGVVVVALGGSSAHVLALAAAAAALAALSARGFADSALGPDSGTRPPRLTDVARDLGRALRHLAAAPLVRAALLRYGGYRTAYGALTLLAFVFATTRSDAYLAALAGGVALGYGTGALTTPFAWRAWGLDRHAVVVGVGGLLLALASAALGPAAGWPVVAFALGLVGQVWKVQTDTRIQRGVDDDERGQAFVLYDVLVNVAYVAGAALLLPLV
- a CDS encoding inositol-3-phosphate synthase, with product MGSVRVAIVGVGNCATSLIQGVEYYKDADPEGTVPGLMHVQFGDYHVRDVEFVAAFDVDAKKVGFDLSEATQASENNTIKICDVPPLGVTVQRGHTLDGLGKYYLETIEQSDAEPVDVVQVLKDTEADVLVSYLPVGSEAADKFYAQCAIDAGVAFVNALPVFIASDPEWAQKFTDAGVPIVGDDIKSQVGATITHRVMARLFEDRGVVLDRTYQLNVGGNMDFKNMLERDRLESKKVSKTQAVTSNLNGPLAGKIEDKNVHIGPSDYVQWLDDRKWAYVRLEGRAFGDVPLNLEYKLEVWDSPNSAGIIIDAIRAAKIAKDRGIGGPLISASSYLMKSPPVQRPDDLGRAKLEAFIVGDEER